Genomic window (Phragmites australis chromosome 5, lpPhrAust1.1, whole genome shotgun sequence):
CTCGGACATGGACACGACGTCACCGTCGCCGTTGCCGGCGGTGTCGCTGCGCTTGCTCCCCAACCCCCACCCTTTCTATTCCTCTGACCACGAAGCCGGCCTCCTGCCCCGCCCCTACGCCCACGATGGACAGGGCTGTTCGTGGGCCTGTGTCACAAGGGCGACCGCTCAGGGCCCCCATATCCAGGGCCCCCAATGCACCTCATATTTTGGGCCGGCTCATGATAACATCTGTGTACGCCGTTCTCCCCACGCCGCAGCCACTTTTCCTATGCATGGTCGACTgacgagttttttatttttgtatttcgaaaataaaagtTCTAAAATAGATGTCGTTTCGAAAAAATTCAGAATTAGGCGTACgttttatatttttacaaatgGACAACTATTTTTGTAACTTTCTGATTTtccaaatttataaaaaaatctcgACTGACAGGGAGCATCGACCTGGTCGGTGATGCGGCACGTCGTGATTGGCCAAGGAGGATGGTTAGGGGTTTTTGATGGGATTTCATATGTTTTCATgctttaaatatatttttctctcaaaccAAAAGTTTGTTTTGAAAACCGTTTGCATCATTGTGTTTGTTTGTAATTAATGTAACAAAACAAGATCCAATATGAATATAGTATGAATCATTTGGATATTTCAACGATTTGAATGTACTATATCAACAATTTAAATACATTGTTTCAACAAACTGCACACAAAATGTTGACATATTATCGCAAATTATTGAAATAGGCCTTATGACTTGGTGAACATGGATTTTCGTAATGTTTAATTAGGTCTTTAGAATTGTAATATTATGTGTCGCAGGTTGTTCAACATGGTTTTTGATAATGTTGAATTATGtctttacaatttttatattaGGTTTTGCAAATTGTTGACTCGAGTATTTTGAATTGTTGAATGTGTACGAAAATACAATACtattctaaatataaattattgagATTAAATTATACATGAAATAAAAAAACGAAGAAAAAAAGTTGGAATGACTGCAACCACACGCTGACAACTCTCCGACGAGCAACCTCATCCGTCCATCAGTTCATGGTACGGGCGGGGAGGAAACTATCTTGGCGAATCGATCTCATCATGAAACCTTGAGCGCACAGCGTTGCACCACGGGCTGGCCCTGGCCAGCCGGTCCACGGCGCATTACCCTCGCCGATACGCTTCCTGTAGAAAAAATCGTCAGATTGTATGGTTCCGGCTCGCGTATTCGGCTTGCCGGCGGCGGAATGGACGCCACTTTTGACGGCTTCCGTGCCGGGAACTGCTGCCCATTGGGCGCCCATCTCGCAGGCATAAATTATGAAAAACTTTTGGCCGCGGGTTGCTGATTCCCCGAACGAATCAGGCTTCGGATCTTGCTCCCACTTGCAGCCAGATTTCAGTTCATCCACTTGACGCGCGGCTGCCCCCAGTTTCACTTGGATGACACGATGTACAACCAGCAGTTCCATTCAGTTCCACGGCGGATCAAGGACTGGATATGCACCAGGAACTCTAGATGAAAAAGTCGTGTAAATCGAGATTATCTGCACATCGACAACATTGCAGCCAAATGACGGAAATTTGCGCTTCTAGTTACAACAAGAATACGTGCAAAACGTATGTATTGAACACAAGCCAATTAGCGCATTGCGCGCATACACGTACACGTATATACATCTCTACGGTACGTTGCCTACACGTAGTATTATACAGAGCACGCGGCCTGAATGTGCCCGGCGAACTCCGGTGGCGCTGGGGCGCGCGCCCAGGACAGCCTCGCCTCGTTCTCGCTCAGCACATACACGGCCTGCTCGGCGCCATGGCACGCGGAGCCGACCACGACCACACGGCCATCCCCAATGGCTGCGACGGCTGTCACCGCGCGCCCATCCTCCGGCACGCGCGCCACCTGTCGCCATGCGCCGCCATCCAATTCCCGCGCCACGACTTGTCCGTCTCGGAGCATATACATCCTGTTCCTCGCCGCGCTAGGCGCGGCACAGCACGTCCTCGGGCACGCGCCTTCCTCGAGCATGCTCTCCTGCACGGCCCCCCACGACCACGCAACCGCGTCGAACGCCTCGCCGGAGCCTGCGAACCGGCCCTGCGCCTCCGTCGGGTACCCGCCGAGCACGAGGAACCTGCCGCCAACGAAGAGACCCCTGGCCTCGTCCCGCTCCCGCGCCATGTCCGGGAGCGGCACCCACGTGTCGGCCTCGGCGTCGTACGCGGCCGCCGACCGCAGCGCGTTCTTCTCCTCGTCGTGGCCCCCCGCAACGAACACCCGCCCGcccgccgcgtccgccgcgcACGCGAAGAACGACCTCCGCGGTCCTGGCATctccgcgccgcgccgccagcACCCCGCGAGGAAGTCGTACACGTACACCGCGCCCGTCGGCGCCCACGTCTCCGGGTCCCATCCGCCCAGCACCACCAGTTTCCTCCCCGGGCCCTCGCCGACCGCGGCGAGCTGGCAGAAGAgcgagaggccgcccgggagcggcggcgggagcgTGGCCCACGTGCCGGCGTCCGGGTCGTGGAGCACGAGGCGGTAGGAGGAGGCCGCGGAGGCGGCATACTTGTGGGCCGGACCGGAGTCGGCGAGCGGGGGGCGGGCCTGGGCGAAGGCGAGGAGCCGGCGGGGACGGCGGAGGCTGTGGTGGAAGGGCGACTCCACCTCCGCCTTCCACTTGCGCGAGACGCAGCGCGCCACGGGGAGCTGCTCGAATCCCACCCGCACCAGGCATTCCCGGGCCAAATCCTCCGGGAGCCCCGGAATCAGGTCGTCCATGGCTGATGGCTCTAAGCTTGCAGCCGCTTCTTGCTTGCGAAGTGTGTGGTCGGAGTTTGGACTGGGAATCAGCTCATGAGCTGTGGTTTGTGCAAGAGTGAGCTGTACGGGGATATATAGGCAGGGATTTGGGCGTTTAAGGATGTGAACCGACTGGATTAGATTGAGGCGGAGGCAGACGGAGACGGagacggagacggcggcggtggGTTTCGTTTCCGGTGTGTTTTGGCGGGGCCTCGGGTTTGTTTAAAACCGTGCAACCCCGTTGGTTTTGGAAAGGTTCCTGTGCTTAATGGTGGGTCTGCATAGGTGGGCGTAGAGTAACCTGATTCGGCGTTGTTTGGGTATCTGTCGCCGTcggattataaatatttttttttacacggGAACCTTTTTCCATCATAGAATAACGGAATTTAGTTCTTACCGTAAGAATGCTCACAACAGATTTAGGACATGTTTTGTTTTAGTCTAATCTTGTCACGCTTAAGCTTAATCATATTATAGGTTTTTAAGTAACTGTTTCATTGTTTCATTGGCTGTCATAAATATAGCAAGACATGTTTTGTTAGGCTCTGATCCACACATCACGTACTTAATTTAGATAAGATTAGTTGTGGCACTATTAAGTACGAACCAAATAGGTCTTTAACCTAGAGAAATAAAATGATGATCAAGAAACCGAAAGGATACAGTTCTAATAGCTAGACATGCAGCAAAACAAGACTAAAACTCGGATTATAAATTAGTGCTTCATATCAAGCAAGAGTCTTTGTCTCCCATCAGGTGTCCCTTCTTCTCAATATGTACTGTAAATCTGTTCAAAGATATTGCATAagagtagctcttggatttggaTCACCCCTCTTTTATCTGTGTTCACAAATAATGATCCTTTTGGGCTGTTCTTCCTTCCCAGCCAAGTTACACGTTGTATGGAGATAACTAACCATGCACTTCTAACAGTGGCACGCCATCACATATCTTCAGTGAGATGCAACCATGCATGCAGTTACTCCTGCATCGGATCTCTCTCACGGCGTCGCCGGTTGGAGACAGGAGATCAGGCGTCGGCCACAACAGAGGATCCAGGCGTCTGCTGATGGAGATGGGCAGTGGCAGTGGCATGGTGGACCACGGAGAATGGCATGACGAAGAAGAGGCAAGCTACGCCCAGGAGCCAACGGCG
Coding sequences:
- the LOC133917409 gene encoding F-box/kelch-repeat protein At1g80440-like, translated to MDDLIPGLPEDLARECLVRVGFEQLPVARCVSRKWKAEVESPFHHSLRRPRRLLAFAQARPPLADSGPAHKYAASAASSYRLVLHDPDAGTWATLPPPLPGGLSLFCQLAAVGEGPGRKLVVLGGWDPETWAPTGAVYVYDFLAGCWRRGAEMPGPRRSFFACAADAAGGRVFVAGGHDEEKNALRSAAAYDAEADTWVPLPDMARERDEARGLFVGGRFLVLGGYPTEAQGRFAGSGEAFDAVAWSWGAVQESMLEEGACPRTCCAAPSAARNRMYMLRDGQVVARELDGGAWRQVARVPEDGRAVTAVAAIGDGRVVVVGSACHGAEQAVYVLSENEARLSWARAPAPPEFAGHIQAACSV